One Paenibacillus crassostreae DNA segment encodes these proteins:
- a CDS encoding DUF309 domain-containing protein: MKYEELYVAYLIYFNRDQDYFECHEVLEELWLRNNHDPLYKGLLQVAVGLYHFRNHNLIGGRKMLHSAADQLEQYPSLSLGIDLGLLVPQVRQYAKQIERYDEQPFSYYDLSIVITDSELQQEVDMAQATLKPNIPQRRGPQRPDSNKIHVSE, from the coding sequence ATGAAATATGAGGAACTCTACGTTGCCTATCTCATCTATTTCAATCGAGATCAAGATTATTTCGAATGTCATGAAGTATTAGAAGAGCTATGGCTTCGTAACAATCACGATCCTTTATATAAGGGATTGTTACAGGTTGCTGTCGGACTCTATCATTTCCGCAATCACAATCTTATTGGTGGTCGAAAGATGTTGCACAGCGCAGCAGATCAATTGGAGCAATATCCATCACTTTCATTGGGAATTGATCTAGGATTGCTAGTACCACAAGTTCGTCAATATGCTAAGCAAATAGAGCGATATGATGAACAACCGTTTTCTTACTATGATCTGTCCATTGTTATTACTGATTCAGAACTTCAACAAGAAGTTGACATGGCGCAAGCAACACTTAAGCCTAATATTCCGCAACGGCGTGGACCACAACGTCCGGATAGCAATAAGATACATGTTAGCGAATGA
- a CDS encoding pseudouridine synthase: MSGGVRKTQRIDKILAHLGHGSRSEIKRMVKQRCITVNGIVLKDSGLHVDPFNDHIEVNGERIVYKEFIYLMLHKPQGVVSATEDKREATVLDLLDTEDVVFEPFPVGRLDKDTEGLLLLTNDGKFAHNLLSPRKHVPKTYEARVDGDVGEEDIAKFAAGVTLDDGYETLPGELHVLSQEQDGDTIISIISLTIHEGKFHQVKRMFEAVGKKVIYLKRVQMGQVILDPNLEIGTYRELTSEELSLLGKEE; the protein is encoded by the coding sequence ATGAGTGGTGGAGTACGCAAGACCCAAAGAATTGATAAAATTCTAGCACATCTTGGTCATGGATCTAGAAGTGAAATTAAGAGAATGGTCAAACAACGATGTATTACAGTAAATGGCATAGTGCTGAAAGATAGCGGATTACATGTCGATCCATTCAACGATCATATCGAAGTGAATGGAGAGCGGATTGTCTATAAGGAATTTATTTATCTGATGTTGCATAAGCCTCAAGGTGTTGTATCTGCTACGGAAGATAAGCGTGAAGCAACGGTACTGGATCTGTTAGACACTGAGGATGTCGTGTTTGAGCCCTTCCCTGTGGGAAGATTGGATAAAGACACAGAAGGATTACTCCTTTTAACGAATGATGGGAAGTTTGCACATAATCTGTTGTCACCGCGTAAACATGTTCCAAAGACATATGAAGCAAGGGTAGATGGGGATGTTGGCGAGGAAGATATTGCTAAATTTGCGGCAGGAGTCACCTTGGATGATGGGTATGAGACATTGCCTGGTGAACTACATGTGCTTAGTCAAGAACAAGATGGAGATACAATCATATCTATAATTTCTTTAACGATACATGAAGGCAAATTTCATCAAGTGAAGCGAATGTTTGAAGCAGTAGGTAAGAAAGTAATATATCTCAAGCGTGTTCAAATGGGACAGGTAATATTGGATCCCAATCTTGAAATTGGAACATATCGCGAATTGACTTCAGAGGAATTATCCTTGTTAGGCAAGGAAGAATAA